The genomic DNA TAAGGTCGCAACTGCAACCAGCGATGTGCCCGGTCAGTAACCGCCGATGATAAAACCAAAACCCATAATAAAACCGCCAACCACCACCGGAATAATGTAAGTCGGATTGACAAAAATGACGCTGTAATCCAACAACTTCAAACCAGTGGAAAGAAAAATCAGCAGCATGGCGACAATGATCGCCGTAAACATGGTTTTCAGGACCGTTTGATCCTTGAAATAGAATTGCGCTGCTAATTTAGTAGAATTGCCAAAGCCGGTCATTTCTAACGTAGCGCCGAATCCTATGCCAATCAGCAAAAAGATTACGTAAGCGCCCCAATGGCCTAAAATTTGTTCTATTGGAAAAGGAGCCATTTCAATTCCCTCATGTTAGATTTAATTCCATTGTTTTCTTAAAAAATAAGCCAAAAGATAGCCGCCAAGAAAAATGGCGAACAAGAACGCCCAACTGCCGACGGCCAACGTCGCCCCACCGTTGAGCCCCTGGCCTGAAGTGCAGCCGCGAGCCATCCGAGCGCCGTATCCCATCAAACTACCGCCGATGAAAGCGAGCAGCCACCGCGTTTTCACGGAAACATGGGGACCTTTTCCGGTCATTGCTTTGAGTCTTTTATTAATTAAACCGGAAAGAAACCCGCCCACAAGAATGCCCAAAGTCAAAAAAACAATCCAGTGGTCAAGCGGATTTCTAGGTCCGCCGCCAATGTTGATCAGATAGGGAACTTGGTTCACATGACCCGGCGCAAATATTTTTTCTAAAAAAACAACAAACCGATTCAATCCGCCAGAGGCGCCGAGGCCGTCGCCGGTAATAAAATATGCCAGAAACAAAACAATTCCCAGGATAACGCCGCCTTTGTACGGATTCATGTACGGCTTGCCGGGCATTTCCGTTTTGTTTTTTTCAGCTTTTACCATTTTTTTCTCCTTTATCATCTTCTGTAACTTCCACTTCTTCCCATCCGGTAATCATGGCTTTAATCGCCGCTAACGGCGTGTGGCCCGTCGTTGTCAAATAAATATGCAGCAAAAGAAATGCGGCAAAAAACCAGGCGATGAGCGTGTGGATGGGAATCAAAATCGTCAATCCGCCTAATTTGTCGGCGAAACTCCGAAAATGTTGCGCTCCCATGATCAGCACACCGGTAATGATCTGCAGCGGAAGCAACACATTCAAAATTGCCAGATACGTCATTTTTTGCATCGGATTGAGTTTTTCTTCAATTCCTTCTTTTCTGAATGGGTGAGGTTCACCCTTAAAAATTCCACTCGTATAAAAAATAATCTGGGTGATTGCCTGATTGAAAAATCCTTTGGGCTCAGGCAAAAACATTCTCACTCTACCGCTGGCAAAATAATAGAATATTGCAAAAATGGCGTTCAGCAGCAGGAGAATGCCCAAGGCATTATGCGCAT from Calditrichota bacterium includes the following:
- a CDS encoding YeeE/YedE family protein; translated protein: MAPFPIEQILGHWGAYVIFLLIGIGFGATLEMTGFGNSTKLAAQFYFKDQTVLKTMFTAIIVAMLLIFLSTGLKLLDYSVIFVNPTYIIPVVVGGFIMGFGFIIGGY
- a CDS encoding YeeE/YedE family protein yields the protein MPGKPYMNPYKGGVILGIVLFLAYFITGDGLGASGGLNRFVVFLEKIFAPGHVNQVPYLINIGGGPRNPLDHWIVFLTLGILVGGFLSGLINKRLKAMTGKGPHVSVKTRWLLAFIGGSLMGYGARMARGCTSGQGLNGGATLAVGSWAFLFAIFLGGYLLAYFLRKQWN